A single region of the Raphanus sativus cultivar WK10039 chromosome 1, ASM80110v3, whole genome shotgun sequence genome encodes:
- the LOC130497420 gene encoding uncharacterized protein LOC130497420 — MEKTRQQPADAPDQKHLTLVETSFVESVDRRHTPGIDRHQMDGHESVMERQETKEVIQIGMRSKAKKLYVPKHLRREANKAELDGFHKRVKRVPKGMTFEEAYYKYRLCNFFRESRETEKDMEILFNKVWRKPKRTLKKEQDPGKFLIPCSINNHDLPNAICDTGSAVRIMAIDTAEVLGLKTEPSKDSFAFVDNSKANSAGMIRNVKVEIGGCTIPVDFHVVELKSGRTSFLLFGRAFMATVGAVCDLKKNRMCLTNVDENVFYDPVEKKKSEDLISYIVMFEDPAPLTYADRKLAKSGSATIDIQLSRSVDNEPNESTDTEPLESVDIVQISERNETEKRKVLSVEFAAEEVQLLLLRLECYLIQN; from the exons ATGGAGAAGACCAGACAGCAACCTGCAGATGCACCAGACCAAAAGCATTTGACTCTAGTTGAAActtctttcgttgagagtgtcgatcgacgacatACAcctggtatcgatcgacaccaaatGGACGGACATGAATCTGTCATGGAACGGCAGGAAACAAAAGAAGTGATTCAGATTGGGATGAGGTCGAAAGCTAAGAAACTCTATGTTCCCAAACACCTGAGGAGAGAAGCTAACAAAGCTGAACTTGATGGATTTCACAAGAGGGTGAAGAGAGTTCCTAAGGGTATGACTTTTGAGGAAGCTTATTATAAGTACAGACTTTGTAATTTCTTCAGAGAGAGCAGGGAGACAGAAAAGGACATGGAGATATTATTCAACAAGGTCTGGCGTAAGCCTAAGAGGACTCTAAAGAAGGAACAAGATCCTGGAAAGTTTCTGATTCCATGCTCTATAAATAACCACGATTTGCCAAACGCCATCTGCGATACTGGATCTGCAGTGAGAATCATGGCTATAGACACTGCTGAAGTATTAGGATTAAAGACGGAACCTTCAAAAGATAGTTTCGCTTTCGTGGATAACTCCAAAGCAAACTCAGCAGGCATGATCAGGAATGTTAAAGTTGAGATAGGAGGATGCACTAttcctgtggattttcatgtcgtGGAGCTCAAATCAGGCAGGACATCTTTCCTTCTTTTTGGAAGAGCCTtcatggctacagtgggagcagTTTGTGATCTTAAGAAGAATAGGATGTGCCTAACTAATGTTGATGAAAATGTCTTCTATGAtcctgtggagaagaagaaaagtgaagATTTGATTTCATACATAGTGATGTTTGAAGATCCAGCACCTCTAACATATGCAGATCGCAAGCTTGCAAAATCAGGATCAGCAACGATCGACATTCAACTTTCAAGATCGGTCGACAATGAGCCTAACGAATCGACTGACACAGAGCCTTTAGAATCGGTCGACATCGTCCAAATTTCAGAACGGAACGAGACTGAAaa GAGGAAAGTCTTGAGTGTAGAGTTCGCCGCAGAGGAAGTCCAGCTTCTTTTGCTAAGGTTAGAGTGCTATCTGATCCAAAACTGA
- the LOC108831064 gene encoding protein TRACHEARY ELEMENT DIFFERENTIATION-RELATED 6, producing MASMDAINSPIPTPDHDTTVVVVVFVSLGCVMFLAFLAFVICFMIKKKCKKNSDKSEIVRVDEHYKMNEAIVEGPHGPEAVVLSVEDDVHIEDLVKREKMVGKDGLVGSSRS from the coding sequence ATGGCCTCCATGGACGCTATTAACAGCCCGATACCAACTCCAGACCATGACACGACTGTCGTAGTTGTTGTCTTTGTCTCTCTAGGTTGCGTTATGTTCTTGGCATTTCTAGCGTTTGTCATTTGTTTCATGATCAAGAAGAAATGCAAGAAGAACAGTGATAAAAGTGAGATAGTTCGTGTCGATGAGCACTATAAGATGAACGAAGCTATAGTCGAGGGACCTCATGGACCAGAGGCAGTGGTACTATCTGTTGAGGATGATGTTCATATTGAAGATTTAGTCAAAAGGGAGAAAATGGTGGGAAAAGACGGTTTAGTTGGATCTTCCCGTTCGTAA
- the LOC130495574 gene encoding uncharacterized protein LOC130495574 — translation MSRLHHSDYPALDLNGDNYLDWAMNTSADLKSKGLGKCIKYGNDTLAYERRRAVLIMRKHLVKDLYDECSYINDPYDLWSRLNTMFLEPLLDESMKEWKALRFQDYESVDDYHFDLMRITYSLKLCGEVITNYDLLSKTRDTIHSKEVLLSQKAKGFTTYYDLLSYLSALEEKKQKRKVNLDKLDYVMEISAEYQCEMIYGDAEEAKKRKFGWTHIDDEIGLFIE, via the coding sequence atgtcgagactccatcactcggattacccagcccttgatctcaatggagacaattaccttgattgggcaATGAACACTTCAGCTgatttaaagtctaaaggacttgggaagtgtatcaaatacggcaatgatacccttgcatatgaaaggcgtagagctgttttgataatgagaaagcatctcgtgaaggatctgtatgatgagtgcagttacatcaacgatccttacgatctctggtcgagattgaacaccatgttcttggagccattactagatgagtccatgaaagaatggaaggctctgaggttccaggattatgaatccgtggatgactatcactttgatcttatgagaatcacctatagtcttaaactatgtggtgaagtgataacaaactatgacttgttaagcaagactcgtgacacgatccattcaaaggaagtgttgttatcacagaaggctaaaggtttcacaacctattacgaccttctctcatacctttcagctcttgaggaaaagaagcagaaaaggaaagtcaacctcgacaaactcgactatgttatggagataagtgccgagtatcaatgtgagatgatatacggtgatgctgaagaagctaagaaaagaaaattcgggtggactcatatagatgatgagattggtttattcattgaatag